One Silurus meridionalis isolate SWU-2019-XX chromosome 10, ASM1480568v1, whole genome shotgun sequence genomic window carries:
- the phrf1 gene encoding PHD and RING finger domain-containing protein 1 isoform X1 has product MDDQDSQDELINKNISHGKGKRPTTSVLSDEEEDDDDSHEEGTESEEDSQEGEEDEDEEEESDQENGEKELEGATGTEPTDFGLSSDEDAEKCAICLNSFHEQPVATPQNCEHYFCLDCILEWAKNANSCPIDRIVFSNILLRKCYGGNVQKTITVQRPATQEQEEQVNVDLEQTSCEVCGGTDREDRLLLCDGCDAGYHMECLTPPLNAVPVEEWFCPECAPTNRNRRAEQLSEEEGSVFPTTSHSQAAGSRPTRAIARTQHSERVRANINRHRITQARTAAQLAPQYLMRSTWLDETINAVVAGLNTAVYVRDLTPRPRARRRRRKAPRKKAIKDGKDIKGKTSTTKVKRRRRRRRTKLRKKAGLRKKNTTQGRIAQSLGLKKPSRSSSIPSVYRPCEQTLGSMRADIGAASLSIYGDPFDLDSFDDEDEETEQAPVQPFSLEAKRQGLSRSALRSHQPVARPILGGLSRQGHSVQVEGVAEAAPVPDLLGSILSGQSLLLMDSSDVVINRDGSLKAPKPACLSSPRRSISESSASEQTPSTGATDFHSSIEPSCSPLTNPPQSSAWPSPASVMRSPSCPSTSNAPTSGHAHPHLSAPLPHRPTPSNSAGTGFSQWSTSSIRGQPPERVTNRDFPIVERQNTSNVPVKKTPPKPVWVDVSVLPRIPKIKRENSSEANGCAGSKSNNLPQSSITSLAGENGRQGSVDQQGGSQSRHSRQIHSQQQRVGRAVPSSSFSNSFSAPSTSAGLTSNSQPSSSSAISFRISSSGNPWHARRLSAPDQVLHAKEKGSVKRNQKDKRTLLSSCSQAKKASVESEVYDPFNPTGSDASDSEEEKEKNAVILQSPPSIVQSEVQNKDAEHEIKAEPMELDSPVHNEMSEMKVQVKKEPMSPMDDSWASPSHQPPTMLATQSESLAALVTYTGSSVVSDAEEGGNSEVPLTKSLDHSRSSSLSSHNQKVKIEVKTEPDFESSPVKSTSPVVSQETKGNGFTHKSSSVSERSHLNDKCMDKAIRSSSARSGEKKSSQCASNSSLKTSECFDKEKKHSRSEDRRRSHSRSPQQRRSRSRSRERDRRCSARSSSSESSRKRRRKPESRDHNDNREKDGQKRSRKKRYSHSRSRSRSRSRSRERKREQAFSHRSSSRSGDRNETRSKMKRSRSTSRDRKRRENVSEVPHQRERPIDKSVASTSSEEKQLTLSIDRNAQLLKEELHTGQNVYDATLSIKKETDSGSLENSQFKEAGKQTSEDVLSISVLHKSHESKPIEFKEEKDSPLSKNKKFQVLKEPKQVKVEQIWPDEESSSSCSEDALVINLSSPGPAPTECEKMPDCKATSLPAVPKEEMKVEPLQAAYPIKKEPVDSSDEEINVDYLIDNFDFIKKEMKDEPVTNDPGVVETQSETSQESAEVKQGVESVLVMAGTKSKSQGKRVTWNIEEPVVSQPDKMSKLALFKLKLKQEGFRKASSSSSSSSMQTTGQVAAAVQGGSKSASTSIGSPALEVNSGQEKSKSHKEELLQNSDQKDKYIKKLHMQERAVEEVKLAIKPFYQKREITKEEYKEILRKAVQKVCHSKSGEINPVKVANLVKAYVDKYKHARKHRKAEEKQTDEAPKDSEACV; this is encoded by the exons ATGGATGACCAGGACAGCCAGGATGAGCTGATCAACAAGAACATCTCTCATGGTAAAGGCAAACGGCCCACCACATCTGTTCTCTCTGATGAAG AGGAAGATGATGACGACTCGCATGAGGAAGGTACAGAGAGTGAAGAAGACTCCCAGGAAGGTGAAGAGGAcgaggatgaggaagaagagAGTGATC AAGAGAATGGTGAAAAGGAGCTGGAGGGAGCCACAGGGACAGAACCAACTGATTTTGGGCTCAGCTCAGATGAGGATGCTGAGAAATGCGCTATCTGCCTCAACTCCTTCCATGAGCAGCCAGTAGCTACACCGCAGAACTGTGAACATTActtctgtctggactgcattCTGGAGTGGGCCAAG AATGCCAACTCTTGTCCCATTGACCGCATAGTCTTCAGTAACATCCTACTGAGAAAATGCTACGGAGGAAATGTCCAGAAGACG ATTACAGTTCAGAGGCCAGCGACACAAGAGCAAGAGGAGCAGGTGAATGTGGATCTGGAGCAGACCAGCTGTGAGGTGTGTGgagggacagacagagaagATCGTCTTCTGCTTTGTGATGGCTGTGATGCCGG GTACCATATGGAGTGTTTAACACCTCCCTTGAATGCTGTTCCTGTTGAGGAGTGGTTTTGCCCTGAATGTGCACCAACCAACCGCAACAGAA GGGCTGAGCAGTTGAGTGAGGAGGAAGGCAGTGTTTTTCCTACCACCAGCCACTCTCAAGCAGCAGGCTCCAGACCCACACGTGCAATCGCACGGACGCAGCACAGCGAGAGGGTCCGAGCCAACATCAACAGACACCGCATCACACAGGCACGCACTGCTGCACAG CTGGCACCTCAGTACCTGATGCGATCTACCTGGCTGGATGAGACCATCAATGCAGTTGTTGCTGGACTTAATACAGCCGTGTATGTGAGGGACTTAACTCCCCGTCCAAGAGCTCGCAGGAGACGCAGAAAAG CACCAAGAAAGAAAGCCATAAAAGACGGAAAGGACATTAAGGGTAAAACCTCAACCACAAAGGTGAAAAGGCGGAGGCGAAGGAGGAGAAcgaaattaagaaaaaaagcg GGCCTGAGAAAGAAGAACACAACTCAGGGCCGCATTGCGCAGAGTCTGGGCTTGAAGAAACCCAGTCGCAGCTCTTCTATCCCCTCTGTATATCGTCCTTGTGAGCAAACACTGGGTAGCATGAGAGCAGACATCGGGGCAGCCTCGCTCTCTATTTACGGAGACCCCTTTGATTTGGATTCCTTTGATGATGA gGATGAGGAGACGGAGCAGGCTCCAGTTCAGCCCTTTTCACTGGAAGCTAAACGGCAGGGATTATCCCGCTCTGCTCTGCGCTCACATCAGCCCGTGGCCAGACCCATACTTGGTGGTTTGTCCAG GCAAGGGCACAGTGTTCAAGTGGAAGGGGTAGCTGAGGCTGCACCAGTCCCAGACTTGCTGGGCAGTATCCTTAGCGGGCAAAGCTTACTGCTAATGGACAGCTCAGATGTGGTTATCAACAGAGACGGCTCTCTTAAAGCCCCCAAACCTG CATGTTTGTCATCTCCAAGAAGAAGCATCTcagaaagctctgcttcagaACAGACACCTTCCACAGGAGCAACTGATTTTCACTCCAGCATTGAGCCTTCCTGCAGCCCTTTAACAAACCCACCACAAAGCTCTGCATGGCCCTCTCCTGCTTCAGTAATGCGTTCACCATCCTGCCCAAGCACTTCCAATGCACCTACATCTGGCCATGCACACCCACACTTATCTGCACCTCTTCCACACAGGCCAACTCCCTCAAACTCAGCTGGAACTGGATTTAGTCAGTGGAGCACCAGTAGCATCAGAGGCCAACCACCTGAAAGGGTTACAAACAGAGACTTTCCTATTGTGGAGAGGCAAAATACCTCAAATGtccctgtaaaaaaaacacccccCAAGCCAGTATGGGTGGATGTGTCTGTTTTGCCAAGAATACCAAAGATTAAGAGAGAAAACAGTTCTGAGGCAAATGGCTGTGCTGGGAGCAAAAGCAACAACTTACCGCAATCTTCTATTACTAGTTTAGCAGGTGAAAATGGCCGGCAGGGGTCAGTTGACCAGCAGGGAGGAAGTCAAAGCAGACACAGTAGGCAGATCCACAGCCAGCAGCAGAGAGTGGGCAGAGCTgtgccttcttcttctttttctaactCCTTTTCTGCTCCATCAACCTCTGCTGGTTTAACATCAAATTCACAGCCATCGTCATCTTCTGCTATTAGTTTTCGCATTAGCAGCAGTGGAAACCCATGGCATGCTCGAAGGCTTTCCGCACCAGATCAAGTCCTTCATGCAAAAGAAAAGGGATCTGTAAAGAGAAACCAGAAAGACAAACGGACGTTGCTGTCGTCTTGTTCCCAGGCTAAAAAGGCCTCTGTGGAAAGTGAGGTCTATGATCCCTTTAATCCCACAGGATCGGATGCCTCTGACTctgaagaagagaaggaaaaaaatgctgtaattcTACAAAGCCCTCCATCCATTGTTCAATCTGAGGTTCAAAATAAAGATGCTGAACATGAAATTAAAGCAGAGCCCATGGAGTTGGATTCACCAGTACACAATGAAATGTCTGAAATGAAAGTGCAAGTTAAAAAGGAGCCAATGTCTCCTATGGATGACTCGTGGGCATCACCTTCTCATCAACCACCCACCATGCTTGCAACTCAGTCTGAGAGTCTTGCTGCTCTTGTGACTTACACTGGAAGCTCTGTGGTCTCTGATGCTGAGGAAGGTGGAAATTCTGAAGTGCCATTAACAAAATCTCTGGATCATTCAAGATCTAGCTCACTCTCTAGTCATAACCAGAAGGTCAAGATCGAGGTAAAGACTGAACCAGATTTTGAATCATCTCCTGTGAAATCCACATCTCCAGTTGTGTCTCAGGAAACCAAAGGAAATGGGTTTACACATAAATCGTCATCCGTATCTGAAAGATCTCATTTAAATGACAAGTGCATGGATAAAGCAATAAGATCTTCAAGCGCCCGCtcaggagaaaagaaaagttcACAATGTGCTTCCAACAGTTCTTTAAAAACCTCGGAATGTTTTGATAAAGAGAAGAAACACTCACGGTCTGAAGACAGACGGCGCTCACATTCTAGATCTCCACAGCAAAGGCGATCTCGCTCAAGATCTAGAGAGCGAGACAGGAGGTGCTCGGCTCGCTCCAGCAGCAGCGAAAGCtcgaggaagagaagaagaaagccTGAGAGCCGTGACCACAATGACAACAGGGAGAAAGATGGACAGAAAAGGTCCAGGAAGAAAAGATACTCTCACTCGCGGTCAAGATCTCGATCTAGGTCAAGGtccagagagaggaagagagaacaaGCATTTTCACATAGATCTTCCTCAAGATCAGGGGATAGAAATGAAACAAGATCAAAAATGAAAAGATCCAGATCAACTTCTAGAGACAGAAAACGGAGAGAGAATGTTTCAGAAGTCCCTCATCAGAGAGAACGGCCCATTGACAAAAGTGTAGCATCCACTTCTTCTGAGGAAAAGCAACTGACTCTTAGTATCGACAGAAATGCACAGTTGCTGAAGGAGGAGCTACATACAGGACAAAATGTATATGACGCTACACTGTCGATTAAAAAGGAGACTGATTCTGGTAGTCTAGAGAATTCACAGTTTAAAGAGGCTGGAAAGCAAACATCAGAGGATGTTCTTTCAATTAGTGTATTACACAAGTCACATGAATCCAAACCTATTgaatttaaagaagaaaaagactctccacttagtaaaaataaaaagtttcagGTACTAAAAGAGCCCAAACAGGTCAAAGTAGAGCAGATTTGGCCTGATGAGGAGTCCTCCTCTTCCTGCAGTGAAGATGCTCTTGTGATTAATTTATCTTCACCTGGCCCTGCTCCCACAGAGTGTGAAAAGATGCCCGATTGTAAAGCAACAAGCCTGCCTGCAGTGCCAAAAGAGGAGATGAAGGTAGAACCTCTGCAAGCAGCATATCCAATCAAAAAAGAACCTGTGGACTCTTCAGATGAAGAGATCAATGTGGATTATTTGATTGACAATTTCGACTTCATTAAGAAGGAGATGAAAGATGAGCCTGTAACTAATGATCCAGGTGTTGTGGAGACCCAGAGTGAAACAAGTCAAGAGTCAGCAGAGGTCAAACAGGGAGTGGAGTCAGTGTTAGTTATGGCAGGCACCAAATCCAAATCACAGGGTAAACGTGTCACCTGGAATATAGAGGAACCAGTGGTGTCCCAGCCAGACAAAATGAGCA AGCTTGCACTATTCAAATTGAAACTGAAGCAGGAAGGGTTTCGCAAggcttcctcctcctcctcctcctcctccatgcagACCACTGGCCAG GTGGCAGCTGCTGTTCAGGGTGGGTCCAAATCAGCATCCACAAGCATCGGTTCTCCAGCACTGGAAGTCAACTCTGGCCAGGAGAAATCCAAATCCCACAAAGAAGAGCTCTTGCAGAATTCTGATCAGAAAGACAAG TACATAAAGAAGCTTCATATGCAGGAACGGGCCGTAGAGGAGGTGAAACTGGCCATCAAACCCTTTTATCAGAAAAGGGAAATAACAAAGGAAGAGTACAAAGAGATCTTACGGAAGGCTGTGCAGAAG GTGTGTCACAGTAAGAGCGGTGAAATTAATCCAGTGAAGGTAGCCAACCTGGTAAAGGCATATGTGGATAAGTACAAACATGCCAGGAAACATCGTAAAGCAGAGGAGAAGCAGACCGATGAAGCCCCCAAAGATTCTGAGGCTTGCGTCTGA
- the phrf1 gene encoding PHD and RING finger domain-containing protein 1 isoform X3, with product MDDQDSQDELINKNISHEEDDDDSHEEGTESEEDSQEGEEDEDEEEESDQENGEKELEGATGTEPTDFGLSSDEDAEKCAICLNSFHEQPVATPQNCEHYFCLDCILEWAKNANSCPIDRIVFSNILLRKCYGGNVQKTITVQRPATQEQEEQVNVDLEQTSCEVCGGTDREDRLLLCDGCDAGYHMECLTPPLNAVPVEEWFCPECAPTNRNRRAEQLSEEEGSVFPTTSHSQAAGSRPTRAIARTQHSERVRANINRHRITQARTAAQLAPQYLMRSTWLDETINAVVAGLNTAVYVRDLTPRPRARRRRRKAPRKKAIKDGKDIKGKTSTTKVKRRRRRRRTKLRKKAGLRKKNTTQGRIAQSLGLKKPSRSSSIPSVYRPCEQTLGSMRADIGAASLSIYGDPFDLDSFDDEDEETEQAPVQPFSLEAKRQGLSRSALRSHQPVARPILGGLSRQGHSVQVEGVAEAAPVPDLLGSILSGQSLLLMDSSDVVINRDGSLKAPKPACLSSPRRSISESSASEQTPSTGATDFHSSIEPSCSPLTNPPQSSAWPSPASVMRSPSCPSTSNAPTSGHAHPHLSAPLPHRPTPSNSAGTGFSQWSTSSIRGQPPERVTNRDFPIVERQNTSNVPVKKTPPKPVWVDVSVLPRIPKIKRENSSEANGCAGSKSNNLPQSSITSLAGENGRQGSVDQQGGSQSRHSRQIHSQQQRVGRAVPSSSFSNSFSAPSTSAGLTSNSQPSSSSAISFRISSSGNPWHARRLSAPDQVLHAKEKGSVKRNQKDKRTLLSSCSQAKKASVESEVYDPFNPTGSDASDSEEEKEKNAVILQSPPSIVQSEVQNKDAEHEIKAEPMELDSPVHNEMSEMKVQVKKEPMSPMDDSWASPSHQPPTMLATQSESLAALVTYTGSSVVSDAEEGGNSEVPLTKSLDHSRSSSLSSHNQKVKIEVKTEPDFESSPVKSTSPVVSQETKGNGFTHKSSSVSERSHLNDKCMDKAIRSSSARSGEKKSSQCASNSSLKTSECFDKEKKHSRSEDRRRSHSRSPQQRRSRSRSRERDRRCSARSSSSESSRKRRRKPESRDHNDNREKDGQKRSRKKRYSHSRSRSRSRSRSRERKREQAFSHRSSSRSGDRNETRSKMKRSRSTSRDRKRRENVSEVPHQRERPIDKSVASTSSEEKQLTLSIDRNAQLLKEELHTGQNVYDATLSIKKETDSGSLENSQFKEAGKQTSEDVLSISVLHKSHESKPIEFKEEKDSPLSKNKKFQVLKEPKQVKVEQIWPDEESSSSCSEDALVINLSSPGPAPTECEKMPDCKATSLPAVPKEEMKVEPLQAAYPIKKEPVDSSDEEINVDYLIDNFDFIKKEMKDEPVTNDPGVVETQSETSQESAEVKQGVESVLVMAGTKSKSQGKRVTWNIEEPVVSQPDKMSKLALFKLKLKQEGFRKASSSSSSSSMQTTGQVAAAVQGGSKSASTSIGSPALEVNSGQEKSKSHKEELLQNSDQKDKYIKKLHMQERAVEEVKLAIKPFYQKREITKEEYKEILRKAVQKVCHSKSGEINPVKVANLVKAYVDKYKHARKHRKAEEKQTDEAPKDSEACV from the exons ATGGATGACCAGGACAGCCAGGATGAGCTGATCAACAAGAACATCTCTCATG AGGAAGATGATGACGACTCGCATGAGGAAGGTACAGAGAGTGAAGAAGACTCCCAGGAAGGTGAAGAGGAcgaggatgaggaagaagagAGTGATC AAGAGAATGGTGAAAAGGAGCTGGAGGGAGCCACAGGGACAGAACCAACTGATTTTGGGCTCAGCTCAGATGAGGATGCTGAGAAATGCGCTATCTGCCTCAACTCCTTCCATGAGCAGCCAGTAGCTACACCGCAGAACTGTGAACATTActtctgtctggactgcattCTGGAGTGGGCCAAG AATGCCAACTCTTGTCCCATTGACCGCATAGTCTTCAGTAACATCCTACTGAGAAAATGCTACGGAGGAAATGTCCAGAAGACG ATTACAGTTCAGAGGCCAGCGACACAAGAGCAAGAGGAGCAGGTGAATGTGGATCTGGAGCAGACCAGCTGTGAGGTGTGTGgagggacagacagagaagATCGTCTTCTGCTTTGTGATGGCTGTGATGCCGG GTACCATATGGAGTGTTTAACACCTCCCTTGAATGCTGTTCCTGTTGAGGAGTGGTTTTGCCCTGAATGTGCACCAACCAACCGCAACAGAA GGGCTGAGCAGTTGAGTGAGGAGGAAGGCAGTGTTTTTCCTACCACCAGCCACTCTCAAGCAGCAGGCTCCAGACCCACACGTGCAATCGCACGGACGCAGCACAGCGAGAGGGTCCGAGCCAACATCAACAGACACCGCATCACACAGGCACGCACTGCTGCACAG CTGGCACCTCAGTACCTGATGCGATCTACCTGGCTGGATGAGACCATCAATGCAGTTGTTGCTGGACTTAATACAGCCGTGTATGTGAGGGACTTAACTCCCCGTCCAAGAGCTCGCAGGAGACGCAGAAAAG CACCAAGAAAGAAAGCCATAAAAGACGGAAAGGACATTAAGGGTAAAACCTCAACCACAAAGGTGAAAAGGCGGAGGCGAAGGAGGAGAAcgaaattaagaaaaaaagcg GGCCTGAGAAAGAAGAACACAACTCAGGGCCGCATTGCGCAGAGTCTGGGCTTGAAGAAACCCAGTCGCAGCTCTTCTATCCCCTCTGTATATCGTCCTTGTGAGCAAACACTGGGTAGCATGAGAGCAGACATCGGGGCAGCCTCGCTCTCTATTTACGGAGACCCCTTTGATTTGGATTCCTTTGATGATGA gGATGAGGAGACGGAGCAGGCTCCAGTTCAGCCCTTTTCACTGGAAGCTAAACGGCAGGGATTATCCCGCTCTGCTCTGCGCTCACATCAGCCCGTGGCCAGACCCATACTTGGTGGTTTGTCCAG GCAAGGGCACAGTGTTCAAGTGGAAGGGGTAGCTGAGGCTGCACCAGTCCCAGACTTGCTGGGCAGTATCCTTAGCGGGCAAAGCTTACTGCTAATGGACAGCTCAGATGTGGTTATCAACAGAGACGGCTCTCTTAAAGCCCCCAAACCTG CATGTTTGTCATCTCCAAGAAGAAGCATCTcagaaagctctgcttcagaACAGACACCTTCCACAGGAGCAACTGATTTTCACTCCAGCATTGAGCCTTCCTGCAGCCCTTTAACAAACCCACCACAAAGCTCTGCATGGCCCTCTCCTGCTTCAGTAATGCGTTCACCATCCTGCCCAAGCACTTCCAATGCACCTACATCTGGCCATGCACACCCACACTTATCTGCACCTCTTCCACACAGGCCAACTCCCTCAAACTCAGCTGGAACTGGATTTAGTCAGTGGAGCACCAGTAGCATCAGAGGCCAACCACCTGAAAGGGTTACAAACAGAGACTTTCCTATTGTGGAGAGGCAAAATACCTCAAATGtccctgtaaaaaaaacacccccCAAGCCAGTATGGGTGGATGTGTCTGTTTTGCCAAGAATACCAAAGATTAAGAGAGAAAACAGTTCTGAGGCAAATGGCTGTGCTGGGAGCAAAAGCAACAACTTACCGCAATCTTCTATTACTAGTTTAGCAGGTGAAAATGGCCGGCAGGGGTCAGTTGACCAGCAGGGAGGAAGTCAAAGCAGACACAGTAGGCAGATCCACAGCCAGCAGCAGAGAGTGGGCAGAGCTgtgccttcttcttctttttctaactCCTTTTCTGCTCCATCAACCTCTGCTGGTTTAACATCAAATTCACAGCCATCGTCATCTTCTGCTATTAGTTTTCGCATTAGCAGCAGTGGAAACCCATGGCATGCTCGAAGGCTTTCCGCACCAGATCAAGTCCTTCATGCAAAAGAAAAGGGATCTGTAAAGAGAAACCAGAAAGACAAACGGACGTTGCTGTCGTCTTGTTCCCAGGCTAAAAAGGCCTCTGTGGAAAGTGAGGTCTATGATCCCTTTAATCCCACAGGATCGGATGCCTCTGACTctgaagaagagaaggaaaaaaatgctgtaattcTACAAAGCCCTCCATCCATTGTTCAATCTGAGGTTCAAAATAAAGATGCTGAACATGAAATTAAAGCAGAGCCCATGGAGTTGGATTCACCAGTACACAATGAAATGTCTGAAATGAAAGTGCAAGTTAAAAAGGAGCCAATGTCTCCTATGGATGACTCGTGGGCATCACCTTCTCATCAACCACCCACCATGCTTGCAACTCAGTCTGAGAGTCTTGCTGCTCTTGTGACTTACACTGGAAGCTCTGTGGTCTCTGATGCTGAGGAAGGTGGAAATTCTGAAGTGCCATTAACAAAATCTCTGGATCATTCAAGATCTAGCTCACTCTCTAGTCATAACCAGAAGGTCAAGATCGAGGTAAAGACTGAACCAGATTTTGAATCATCTCCTGTGAAATCCACATCTCCAGTTGTGTCTCAGGAAACCAAAGGAAATGGGTTTACACATAAATCGTCATCCGTATCTGAAAGATCTCATTTAAATGACAAGTGCATGGATAAAGCAATAAGATCTTCAAGCGCCCGCtcaggagaaaagaaaagttcACAATGTGCTTCCAACAGTTCTTTAAAAACCTCGGAATGTTTTGATAAAGAGAAGAAACACTCACGGTCTGAAGACAGACGGCGCTCACATTCTAGATCTCCACAGCAAAGGCGATCTCGCTCAAGATCTAGAGAGCGAGACAGGAGGTGCTCGGCTCGCTCCAGCAGCAGCGAAAGCtcgaggaagagaagaagaaagccTGAGAGCCGTGACCACAATGACAACAGGGAGAAAGATGGACAGAAAAGGTCCAGGAAGAAAAGATACTCTCACTCGCGGTCAAGATCTCGATCTAGGTCAAGGtccagagagaggaagagagaacaaGCATTTTCACATAGATCTTCCTCAAGATCAGGGGATAGAAATGAAACAAGATCAAAAATGAAAAGATCCAGATCAACTTCTAGAGACAGAAAACGGAGAGAGAATGTTTCAGAAGTCCCTCATCAGAGAGAACGGCCCATTGACAAAAGTGTAGCATCCACTTCTTCTGAGGAAAAGCAACTGACTCTTAGTATCGACAGAAATGCACAGTTGCTGAAGGAGGAGCTACATACAGGACAAAATGTATATGACGCTACACTGTCGATTAAAAAGGAGACTGATTCTGGTAGTCTAGAGAATTCACAGTTTAAAGAGGCTGGAAAGCAAACATCAGAGGATGTTCTTTCAATTAGTGTATTACACAAGTCACATGAATCCAAACCTATTgaatttaaagaagaaaaagactctccacttagtaaaaataaaaagtttcagGTACTAAAAGAGCCCAAACAGGTCAAAGTAGAGCAGATTTGGCCTGATGAGGAGTCCTCCTCTTCCTGCAGTGAAGATGCTCTTGTGATTAATTTATCTTCACCTGGCCCTGCTCCCACAGAGTGTGAAAAGATGCCCGATTGTAAAGCAACAAGCCTGCCTGCAGTGCCAAAAGAGGAGATGAAGGTAGAACCTCTGCAAGCAGCATATCCAATCAAAAAAGAACCTGTGGACTCTTCAGATGAAGAGATCAATGTGGATTATTTGATTGACAATTTCGACTTCATTAAGAAGGAGATGAAAGATGAGCCTGTAACTAATGATCCAGGTGTTGTGGAGACCCAGAGTGAAACAAGTCAAGAGTCAGCAGAGGTCAAACAGGGAGTGGAGTCAGTGTTAGTTATGGCAGGCACCAAATCCAAATCACAGGGTAAACGTGTCACCTGGAATATAGAGGAACCAGTGGTGTCCCAGCCAGACAAAATGAGCA AGCTTGCACTATTCAAATTGAAACTGAAGCAGGAAGGGTTTCGCAAggcttcctcctcctcctcctcctcctccatgcagACCACTGGCCAG GTGGCAGCTGCTGTTCAGGGTGGGTCCAAATCAGCATCCACAAGCATCGGTTCTCCAGCACTGGAAGTCAACTCTGGCCAGGAGAAATCCAAATCCCACAAAGAAGAGCTCTTGCAGAATTCTGATCAGAAAGACAAG TACATAAAGAAGCTTCATATGCAGGAACGGGCCGTAGAGGAGGTGAAACTGGCCATCAAACCCTTTTATCAGAAAAGGGAAATAACAAAGGAAGAGTACAAAGAGATCTTACGGAAGGCTGTGCAGAAG GTGTGTCACAGTAAGAGCGGTGAAATTAATCCAGTGAAGGTAGCCAACCTGGTAAAGGCATATGTGGATAAGTACAAACATGCCAGGAAACATCGTAAAGCAGAGGAGAAGCAGACCGATGAAGCCCCCAAAGATTCTGAGGCTTGCGTCTGA